A window of Prolixibacter sp. SD074 contains these coding sequences:
- a CDS encoding AraC family transcriptional regulator: protein MSLIFKFDTVHEYNTLNNHETLHPLVSVIDFSRANPRSWDGEKTVRINYGMYCIFLKDVKCGDLRYGRNYYDYQEGTMVFVAPGQVMEIETDGKVYQPKGYAVVFHPDLLHGTSLAKSISSDYSFFSYKANEALHLSEREREIVMDCFSKIDAELQQPVDKHSKKLIVSKLDLLLNHCERFYDRQFITRDSVNRGILEKFEELLNSYFSSDKPQNIGLPSVAYFAEELHLSANYFGDLIKKETGKSAKEYIQNKIIDVAKQKTFDADKTVNEIASELGFKYPQHFTRLFKNVTGYTPNEYRTLN from the coding sequence ATGAGCCTGATATTCAAATTTGACACCGTACACGAATATAATACCCTGAATAATCACGAAACACTGCACCCTTTGGTTAGCGTTATCGATTTTTCAAGAGCGAATCCAAGATCATGGGACGGAGAAAAGACTGTGCGCATCAATTATGGTATGTATTGTATTTTTCTGAAAGATGTAAAATGCGGCGATTTACGATATGGTCGTAATTACTATGACTACCAGGAAGGGACCATGGTTTTCGTTGCTCCGGGACAGGTAATGGAAATTGAAACCGACGGTAAAGTGTATCAACCCAAGGGATATGCTGTGGTTTTTCATCCCGACCTGCTCCATGGTACTTCACTTGCCAAAAGCATCAGTAGTGACTATAGCTTTTTCAGTTACAAGGCAAACGAAGCCTTGCATTTATCGGAACGCGAGCGGGAGATTGTGATGGATTGCTTTTCCAAAATAGATGCTGAACTTCAACAGCCTGTCGATAAGCACAGTAAGAAACTGATTGTTTCGAAACTTGACTTGTTGCTGAATCATTGCGAACGTTTTTACGATCGTCAGTTTATTACAAGAGATAGCGTTAACAGGGGAATCCTGGAAAAGTTTGAGGAACTACTAAATAGCTATTTTTCGTCGGATAAGCCTCAGAACATCGGCTTACCATCGGTTGCTTATTTTGCTGAAGAACTTCATCTATCGGCCAACTATTTTGGCGATTTGATAAAAAAGGAAACAGGAAAATCGGCCAAGGAATATATCCAGAACAAGATTATAGATGTGGCCAAGCAGAAGACATTTGATGCGGATAAAACGGTGAATGAAATTGCCTCTGAATTGGGTTTTAAATATCCCCAACACTTCACCCGGTTGTTTAAAAACGTAACGGGGTATACGCCTAACGAGTACCGCACGTTGAATTAG
- a CDS encoding IS1595 family transposase: protein MSLINFIEQFPGEASCKQKFKEYRDQVGVVCPRCKGKDHYWKRDKEQYECKNCKTRITLKSGTVMHKSKLPFRYWFIAMHLLTSTKKSFSAKEIQRQLGHKRYHPIWHMVHKLRSSMGKRDGEYVLAGRIELDEGYFSTEVPEEEKNRLLKRGRGSQKKSKVLVMAESTMVESPKKGQKPRRIGYLKMRAIEDLKSETIDEIVKGMASGAEEVDTDGSTSYVNLKRYIPRHNSQVIPKEKVGEVLPWVHIAISNAKRQLINTFHDIKPEFLQNYLDEFCYKFNRRYYGEALFNRLLVACVSYKNEFRCKYG from the coding sequence ATGTCGTTAATCAATTTCATCGAACAGTTCCCGGGCGAAGCAAGCTGCAAGCAAAAGTTCAAGGAATACCGCGATCAAGTAGGTGTTGTTTGTCCCAGGTGCAAGGGCAAAGACCACTACTGGAAGAGGGACAAAGAACAGTACGAGTGCAAGAATTGCAAAACAAGGATCACGCTAAAAAGTGGGACGGTCATGCATAAATCGAAACTCCCATTCCGTTACTGGTTCATAGCGATGCACCTTCTAACCTCTACAAAAAAGAGTTTTTCGGCAAAAGAGATACAACGGCAACTTGGGCATAAGCGCTATCACCCAATTTGGCACATGGTGCACAAGCTCCGCAGCTCAATGGGAAAACGGGATGGGGAGTATGTCCTGGCAGGCAGGATCGAATTGGATGAGGGGTATTTTTCCACGGAAGTGCCTGAAGAGGAAAAAAACCGACTGCTAAAACGTGGCAGGGGCAGCCAGAAAAAATCGAAAGTGCTCGTAATGGCAGAAAGCACAATGGTGGAATCGCCAAAGAAAGGCCAGAAACCACGCCGGATAGGTTATTTGAAAATGAGGGCCATCGAAGATCTCAAAAGCGAAACAATCGATGAAATTGTCAAAGGCATGGCTTCCGGTGCAGAAGAAGTTGACACCGACGGCTCAACATCTTATGTGAATTTGAAACGGTATATCCCCAGGCACAATTCCCAAGTCATACCAAAAGAAAAAGTGGGTGAAGTATTGCCATGGGTACATATAGCGATAAGCAACGCCAAGAGGCAATTGATAAACACATTCCATGACATCAAGCCCGAATTCCTGCAAAACTACCTCGATGAGTTCTGCTATAAATTTAACCGGCGATATTACGGGGAAGCCCTGTTTAACAGATTGCTTGTAGCATGCGTGAGTTATAAAAATGAGTTTAGGTGCAAATACGGATAA
- a CDS encoding aldo/keto reductase has product MNQKNHNKGIKRRDFLKTSAAFAGTAMFMGMGTSKLFGASGPTGTSIENVTLNNGVKMPILGFGTYGLNGEVCQQSVADAISLGYRLLDTATVYRNEEFVGAGIKQSGIKREELFITSKVWVDDSGYEKAKLAFETSLEKLGTDYLDLYLIHRPRGDVKGSWKAMEELYKEGKIRAIGVSNFEPQQLDDLMASFDVTPAVNQIESHAFFQQNKAHAYMKPHKIQMEAWAPLAEGRNGLFTNETLAAIGKKYNKSNAQISLRWHYQRGIIAIPRSSQNAHRIENLNIFDFELTESDMRTIAALDLNKTQFPEWS; this is encoded by the coding sequence ATGAACCAGAAGAATCACAACAAAGGAATCAAACGCCGCGACTTTTTGAAGACCAGCGCTGCGTTTGCCGGAACAGCCATGTTCATGGGAATGGGAACATCAAAATTATTCGGCGCAAGCGGCCCGACAGGAACCTCCATTGAAAATGTCACGCTGAACAATGGTGTGAAAATGCCCATTCTCGGATTTGGAACCTACGGATTAAATGGTGAGGTGTGCCAACAATCCGTTGCCGATGCGATTTCGCTCGGCTACCGTTTGCTCGATACAGCAACCGTTTACCGGAACGAAGAGTTCGTGGGCGCCGGCATCAAACAAAGCGGCATTAAACGGGAAGAACTGTTCATTACCTCCAAAGTGTGGGTCGATGATTCGGGTTATGAAAAGGCGAAATTAGCCTTTGAAACCTCGCTCGAAAAACTGGGAACCGACTATTTGGATCTCTATCTCATTCACCGGCCACGGGGCGATGTAAAAGGTTCGTGGAAGGCAATGGAAGAGCTGTATAAGGAAGGCAAAATCAGGGCCATCGGGGTGAGTAATTTCGAACCGCAACAACTGGATGATTTGATGGCCAGTTTCGACGTCACGCCGGCGGTTAATCAAATCGAATCGCATGCCTTCTTCCAGCAGAACAAAGCCCATGCCTATATGAAACCACACAAGATACAAATGGAAGCCTGGGCTCCTCTGGCCGAAGGCCGCAACGGACTCTTCACCAATGAAACACTGGCGGCTATTGGCAAAAAGTACAACAAAAGCAATGCGCAGATAAGTTTACGTTGGCATTACCAACGGGGCATCATCGCCATTCCGCGCTCGTCGCAGAATGCACACAGGATAGAAAACCTCAACATTTTCGATTTTGAGTTGACGGAATCCGATATGCGGACCATTGCCGCACTCGACCTGAACAAAACGCAATTCCCGGAGTGGAGCTAA
- a CDS encoding ISAs1 family transposase — protein sequence METSLHKHFSGLNDPRIKRNKKHLLLDIVILAIIAVLCGAESWNSIELFGKTKIGFLKSFLKLPNGIPSHDTINRVFSMLNPGKFEKLFAQWAASLKDKDIDLELIAIDGKTARGSKDTFHDRSPIHLVNAWAGHNGLVLGQCRSEGKSNEITTIPLLLEILDIEGCIVTIDAMGTQTKIAEAIVKGEGDYVLALKGNQKELREETESIFRVQQPASTHEVTEKGHGRIETRKCEVINDLGFLHGKEKWEGLSSIVRITTERVVRDKTEHEARYYISSLDTSADRFNQYIRMHWGVENSLHWTLDMTFGEDGQRKRNGMAAQNFALVNKIALNILKKDSSKGSLKSKRLRAGWDNKFLLKLITN from the coding sequence ATGGAAACCTCATTGCACAAACACTTTTCAGGATTGAACGATCCAAGGATCAAACGGAACAAGAAGCACCTGTTGTTGGATATTGTTATCCTGGCCATCATTGCAGTCCTATGTGGGGCGGAGTCGTGGAACTCGATCGAGCTGTTCGGGAAAACCAAGATTGGTTTCCTAAAAAGCTTCCTGAAACTGCCCAACGGCATCCCCTCGCACGATACGATCAACCGGGTCTTTTCGATGCTCAATCCCGGAAAATTCGAAAAGCTGTTTGCCCAATGGGCCGCTTCGCTGAAGGATAAAGATATTGACCTGGAGTTGATTGCCATTGACGGGAAAACGGCAAGGGGATCAAAAGACACTTTTCATGACCGGTCCCCGATCCACCTGGTCAATGCCTGGGCCGGCCACAACGGACTGGTGCTTGGGCAATGCAGGTCGGAGGGAAAATCCAACGAAATCACCACCATCCCCTTATTGCTGGAGATTCTGGATATCGAAGGCTGCATTGTAACCATTGACGCCATGGGCACCCAAACCAAAATAGCTGAAGCCATTGTGAAGGGAGAAGGTGACTACGTGCTGGCCTTAAAAGGGAACCAAAAAGAATTAAGGGAGGAAACCGAAAGCATTTTCCGGGTGCAGCAACCTGCCTCAACCCACGAAGTGACCGAAAAAGGGCACGGACGGATAGAAACACGCAAGTGCGAAGTGATCAACGACCTGGGGTTTTTGCACGGGAAGGAAAAATGGGAAGGGCTGTCAAGTATTGTAAGAATCACCACCGAACGGGTTGTCCGTGACAAAACGGAACATGAGGCCCGTTACTACATCAGTAGTTTGGACACCTCGGCTGACCGGTTCAACCAATATATCAGGATGCACTGGGGCGTGGAAAACTCACTGCACTGGACACTGGACATGACTTTTGGGGAGGACGGCCAAAGAAAGAGGAACGGGATGGCAGCCCAAAACTTTGCCCTTGTCAACAAAATTGCCCTTAATATATTGAAAAAGGACAGTTCCAAGGGAAGCCTCAAGTCCAAAAGGCTCAGGGCCGGCTGGGACAACAAGTTCCTGCTGAAATTAATCACAAATTAA
- a CDS encoding transposase gives MSIDETALTNGELYTVVTNKAGKGKKGSLVAMIEGTEAGKVIEVLDKISEEERNAVEEVTLDMASSMRKIVKSCFPKASRVIDRFHVQKLAYDALQEIRIKHRWDAINEETNAIENAKADGVKYIPEVLSNGDTKKQLLARSRYLLFKSGDKWTDKQKKRAAVLFELYPDIKEAYSLTHSLRMIFLKNTDKKVAYTKMARWFNDVTESGFKSFNTISATFYAHYPEILNFFDNRSTNASAESFNAKLKAFRATQRGVVDIEFFLFRVAKIYA, from the coding sequence TTGAGTATCGATGAAACAGCACTTACCAATGGAGAACTTTACACCGTGGTGACCAATAAGGCAGGGAAAGGGAAAAAGGGCTCTTTAGTGGCCATGATAGAAGGGACAGAGGCAGGGAAAGTTATTGAAGTTTTAGATAAGATATCAGAAGAAGAAAGAAATGCAGTTGAAGAGGTAACACTGGATATGGCCAGTTCCATGCGAAAAATAGTAAAAAGTTGTTTTCCAAAAGCCAGCCGGGTTATTGACCGCTTTCATGTCCAGAAACTGGCCTATGATGCATTGCAGGAGATACGTATCAAACACCGTTGGGATGCCATTAATGAAGAAACCAATGCAATTGAAAATGCAAAAGCTGATGGCGTAAAATATATCCCTGAAGTTTTAAGCAATGGAGACACTAAAAAACAACTTCTGGCCCGTAGCCGGTATTTATTGTTTAAATCAGGGGATAAATGGACTGACAAGCAAAAGAAAAGAGCTGCTGTATTGTTTGAGCTTTATCCCGACATTAAAGAAGCATATTCCCTGACACATTCATTAAGAATGATATTTTTGAAAAACACGGACAAGAAAGTAGCTTATACTAAAATGGCCAGGTGGTTCAACGATGTTACTGAATCCGGTTTTAAATCTTTCAATACCATATCTGCTACATTCTATGCGCATTATCCTGAAATATTAAACTTCTTTGACAACCGAAGCACTAATGCTTCTGCTGAATCATTTAATGCCAAACTTAAAGCTTTCCGTGCAACTCAAAGAGGAGTTGTCGATATTGAATTTTTCCTTTTCAGAGTGGCTAAGATTTATGCGTAA
- a CDS encoding transposase — translation MEIESLLRYLLPQEIFEYFDLIDFKEVEGGQLELHLNEKSIKPLEHADKELVSNGFDEPVRIQDFPLRDKTVYFVVRRRKWKDKHTGKIYSSRWDLIAKGTSYTKEFAAFLKGLLGQIPDKFE, via the coding sequence ATGGAAATAGAAAGCTTACTACGTTACTTATTGCCCCAGGAAATATTTGAATACTTTGATTTGATTGATTTCAAGGAAGTAGAAGGTGGACAATTAGAGCTACATTTAAATGAAAAGTCAATTAAGCCCTTGGAGCACGCTGATAAAGAGCTGGTTTCAAATGGATTCGACGAGCCTGTCCGTATCCAAGATTTTCCGTTAAGGGACAAGACAGTCTATTTTGTCGTCAGGCGACGAAAATGGAAGGACAAGCACACAGGAAAGATCTATAGTTCCCGATGGGATTTAATAGCCAAAGGCACCAGCTACACCAAAGAGTTTGCTGCTTTTTTAAAAGGGTTACTTGGACAAATACCCGATAAGTTCGAATAG
- a CDS encoding cupin domain-containing protein yields MKYHLTYSLLFLILLVAACNTKKKTDESIRQAETLFPKGEELNSKNFTGTVWLYMMGARDSTLHARFGNVTFAPKASTNWHSHPGGQILFITEGKGYYQAKGQPARLLHKGDVVEIPRNVVHWHGAAPDSEFAHIAISLNADEGGAVWLGPVTDEEYDSSIMQ; encoded by the coding sequence ATGAAATACCATCTTACATACAGCTTACTCTTTCTGATACTTCTGGTTGCCGCTTGCAACACGAAGAAAAAAACAGACGAATCAATCCGCCAAGCGGAAACACTTTTTCCAAAAGGAGAAGAACTTAACAGCAAGAACTTCACCGGAACGGTGTGGCTGTACATGATGGGGGCCAGGGATAGTACTTTGCATGCCCGGTTTGGCAATGTAACTTTTGCACCAAAAGCAAGTACAAACTGGCATTCACATCCGGGCGGGCAAATCCTCTTCATTACAGAAGGCAAAGGATATTACCAGGCAAAAGGCCAGCCTGCCCGATTATTACACAAAGGCGATGTTGTGGAAATCCCACGAAACGTGGTACACTGGCATGGAGCAGCACCCGACAGTGAATTTGCACACATTGCCATCAGCCTGAATGCCGATGAGGGAGGTGCGGTTTGGCTGGGACCTGTTACCGATGAAGAATATGATAGCAGTATAATGCAATAA
- a CDS encoding carboxylesterase family protein — MYPVSAETIGVNFAHKHGIEGTDATALARLRALGVEEIVDGGQETDGQGGPRIYSGPILDGKLVVETAESAYKAGRQAKVPLIIGNCSAEIGGGFVNASKSKDELFSLFGTLEGEAKAAYDPDGNKEFAEVQTKFNTDWVWAEPARFVARVFVANGEPAYMYLFGYVPAPMKERMRYGAGHGSEVAYVFDNLNARWGAPETTPEDQKIAQMLNTYWANFAKTGNPNGPGLPKWPVYNTKNEEILDIQPDGNIVGKPGPRESKTGCD; from the coding sequence TTGTACCCCGTTTCAGCCGAAACGATCGGAGTAAATTTTGCCCACAAACATGGCATTGAAGGAACGGATGCAACCGCATTGGCCAGGTTGCGCGCCCTGGGTGTAGAGGAGATTGTTGACGGTGGCCAGGAAACGGATGGCCAGGGAGGTCCACGAATCTATTCAGGCCCGATTCTCGATGGTAAACTGGTGGTTGAAACGGCTGAGAGTGCATACAAAGCAGGCAGGCAGGCAAAAGTTCCGCTCATCATCGGGAATTGCAGTGCAGAGATAGGCGGAGGCTTTGTGAATGCCAGCAAGTCAAAGGACGAACTGTTTTCACTTTTCGGCACACTGGAGGGGGAAGCAAAAGCGGCCTATGATCCTGATGGAAATAAAGAATTCGCAGAGGTACAAACAAAGTTTAATACCGACTGGGTATGGGCTGAACCCGCCCGGTTTGTAGCAAGGGTTTTTGTGGCTAATGGAGAACCTGCCTATATGTACCTGTTCGGATACGTCCCTGCTCCAATGAAGGAAAGAATGCGCTATGGTGCCGGGCACGGATCGGAAGTTGCCTACGTATTTGACAACCTGAATGCCCGCTGGGGAGCACCCGAGACAACGCCTGAAGATCAAAAGATAGCACAAATGTTGAACACCTACTGGGCAAACTTCGCCAAAACCGGCAATCCCAATGGCCCGGGACTGCCCAAATGGCCTGTTTATAACACGAAAAATGAAGAGATTCTCGATATCCAGCCCGATGGCAATATAGTTGGAAAGCCCGGCCCCCGGGAAAGCAAGACTGGATGTGATTAA
- a CDS encoding alpha/beta fold hydrolase, protein MRSENKNGKPVTFNGASGGSTRRSLMLALLLFLTVISLSAHAQTRKKPLMVREQGSFAVGGTVITNPGTFDPYHPTPAGQTFRGDHAYVFYQVPVKARKYPLVMWHGFGQFSKTWETTPDGREGFQNIFLRRRFPVYLIDQPRRGDAGRSTVAANIEPTPDEQQWFDTFRIGIWPNYFDGVQFARDSATLDQYFRQMTPSIGTVNVHVNAAAVSALFDKTGPAVLVTHSHSGGMGWLTAVRNRNVKAIVSYEPGSGFLFPEGEVPAPMSSSGGTLEAVGIPMQDFMQLTKIPIVIYYGDNIPDKPNVNPGQDGWRVRLEMARLWRDAVNRHRGDVTVVHLPEIGIKGNTHFPFSDLNNIQIADLMSEWLKEKGLDK, encoded by the coding sequence ATGAGAAGTGAAAATAAAAATGGAAAGCCTGTAACGTTCAATGGTGCTTCAGGCGGTAGTACAAGGCGTAGCCTGATGCTTGCCCTCTTGTTGTTTTTGACGGTCATCAGCCTGTCGGCTCATGCCCAAACACGAAAGAAGCCATTGATGGTTCGCGAGCAAGGTAGTTTTGCCGTTGGCGGCACCGTAATAACCAATCCCGGGACCTTCGACCCGTATCACCCCACCCCGGCAGGACAAACGTTTCGTGGCGACCATGCCTACGTTTTCTACCAGGTTCCGGTGAAAGCCCGAAAATACCCCTTAGTAATGTGGCATGGCTTTGGGCAGTTTTCCAAAACCTGGGAAACCACACCCGACGGCCGGGAGGGATTTCAGAACATCTTTTTACGCCGGCGCTTCCCGGTTTATTTGATTGACCAGCCGCGCAGAGGTGATGCCGGTCGCAGTACCGTTGCCGCGAACATAGAACCAACACCTGATGAACAGCAGTGGTTCGACACGTTTCGGATTGGCATATGGCCCAACTATTTCGATGGTGTTCAGTTTGCGCGTGATTCAGCCACACTGGATCAATACTTTCGTCAGATGACGCCCAGCATCGGGACAGTCAATGTACATGTAAATGCAGCAGCAGTTTCTGCCCTGTTCGATAAAACAGGCCCGGCAGTCCTGGTTACACATTCACACTCCGGTGGAATGGGTTGGCTTACCGCTGTCCGTAACCGGAACGTTAAAGCTATCGTTTCATATGAGCCGGGAAGCGGTTTTCTTTTCCCGGAAGGTGAAGTACCTGCGCCCATGTCGAGCTCGGGCGGTACACTCGAAGCTGTTGGAATTCCCATGCAGGATTTTATGCAGCTCACCAAAATTCCCATCGTAATCTACTATGGCGATAATATTCCCGATAAGCCAAATGTCAATCCGGGTCAGGATGGTTGGCGGGTACGACTTGAAATGGCCCGGTTGTGGAGAGATGCCGTCAACCGGCATAGAGGTGATGTAACAGTCGTACATCTCCCCGAAATCGGTATCAAAGGCAACACGCATTTTCCGTTTTCCGATTTGAATAATATACAAATAGCCGACTTAATGTCGGAATGGTTGAAGGAAAAAGGACTGGACAAATAA
- a CDS encoding nuclear transport factor 2 family protein — MKKSILGLFLIIICAQWSFAQHGLNPTNRAFTAEEQEVIKLSKEKWQWMADKNVDKLDSLFEPKAMFVHMGGSWGKEQELNVIKNGFIWYKKADIHDLTVNIFGNTAILLNRITLLAEVGSREVSNPFMVTEVYIKQNGSWKMGSLSFSHLLTPPAPGTAPNEESH; from the coding sequence ATGAAAAAATCAATTCTCGGACTGTTTCTCATCATCATATGTGCGCAATGGTCCTTTGCACAACATGGACTAAATCCAACCAACAGGGCATTTACAGCTGAAGAACAAGAGGTTATTAAACTCTCCAAAGAAAAATGGCAGTGGATGGCAGATAAGAATGTGGACAAATTAGATTCGCTCTTTGAACCAAAAGCAATGTTCGTGCACATGGGAGGTTCCTGGGGCAAAGAACAGGAACTCAATGTGATTAAAAACGGTTTTATTTGGTACAAGAAAGCAGATATCCATGATCTAACGGTTAATATTTTTGGCAATACAGCTATTCTGTTAAACAGGATTACGTTGTTAGCTGAGGTGGGCAGCCGTGAAGTCAGCAATCCTTTTATGGTCACCGAAGTTTACATTAAACAGAACGGCAGTTGGAAGATGGGCTCCTTATCCTTCTCACATCTGCTTACACCTCCCGCCCCTGGCACAGCCCCAAACGAGGAGTCACACTAG
- a CDS encoding aldo/keto reductase, which produces MMQTVKLNNGIEMPILGFGVFQITDQSECENSVIDAIEAGYRLIDTAASYQNETAVGNALTKSGVAREDLFITTKLWVQDTGYENTKKAFEKSLNKLQLDYLDLYLIHQPYGDVHGAWRAMEELYKAGKVKAIGISNFQPDRVMDIIAFNEVIPTVNQIETHPFQQQTEAQKFLTENNVQIESWGPLTEGRNNLFQNEVLTAIGGKYNKSVAQVVLRWLTQRGVVVIPKTVKKERMKENFNIFDFELNTEDMEAIATLDRKVSSFFDHRDPEIVKWMGSRKLDL; this is translated from the coding sequence ATGATGCAAACAGTAAAATTGAACAATGGCATTGAAATGCCGATTCTGGGGTTTGGAGTTTTTCAGATAACAGATCAAAGTGAATGTGAGAATAGTGTAATTGATGCCATTGAAGCAGGTTACCGATTGATTGATACGGCAGCATCGTACCAGAATGAAACAGCGGTTGGGAATGCCCTTACAAAAAGTGGTGTAGCTAGAGAAGATTTGTTTATCACAACAAAATTATGGGTGCAGGATACAGGCTACGAAAACACGAAAAAGGCTTTTGAAAAATCATTAAACAAACTGCAACTTGATTACCTGGATTTGTACCTGATTCATCAGCCGTATGGCGATGTGCATGGAGCATGGAGAGCGATGGAAGAGTTATACAAAGCCGGAAAGGTGAAGGCCATTGGTATAAGTAATTTCCAACCCGACCGGGTAATGGATATCATTGCCTTTAACGAAGTTATTCCCACGGTCAACCAGATCGAAACACACCCTTTTCAGCAACAAACAGAGGCCCAAAAATTCTTAACCGAAAATAACGTACAGATTGAATCGTGGGGACCTTTGACCGAAGGCCGGAATAATCTTTTTCAAAACGAAGTCCTAACGGCTATCGGAGGTAAATACAATAAATCGGTTGCACAGGTTGTGCTTCGCTGGCTGACGCAACGAGGCGTTGTGGTAATTCCCAAAACGGTCAAAAAGGAAAGAATGAAGGAAAACTTCAACATTTTCGATTTTGAACTGAATACGGAAGATATGGAAGCCATTGCAACGCTTGACAGGAAAGTCAGTAGCTTTTTCGATCACCGTGACCCGGAAATTGTAAAATGGATGGGAAGTCGCAAGCTCGATTTATAA
- a CDS encoding carboxymuconolactone decarboxylase family protein — MKKLRVRIFIGLTIIFCPIVALQAQNMTEPENSLTVKQQTIVPIAAYTAIGDLQHLKPALNEGLDAGLTINEIKEALVHLYAYCGFPRSIRGLQTFMEVLDERKAKGISDEMGPEASPVNDGRSKYERGKANLEKLIGMPLTGPQRGYAAFAPVLEIFLKEHLFADIFDRDILTFAERELVTISVLSSISGVEPMLRSHLSICLNVGFTPGQLTEFTGIIKSTVGKKKAKAAQAVLNEVLKNRQSQ, encoded by the coding sequence ATGAAAAAGTTGAGAGTGAGAATCTTCATTGGATTGACTATTATTTTCTGCCCAATCGTAGCCCTTCAAGCGCAAAACATGACTGAACCGGAAAATTCATTAACAGTAAAGCAACAAACTATTGTCCCCATTGCAGCCTATACGGCGATAGGAGACCTTCAGCATCTGAAACCGGCACTGAACGAGGGCTTGGATGCCGGGTTAACCATCAATGAAATAAAAGAGGCTTTGGTACATCTGTATGCCTATTGCGGATTTCCACGCAGCATCCGCGGATTGCAGACGTTCATGGAAGTACTCGATGAAAGAAAAGCGAAGGGAATCAGCGACGAAATGGGGCCCGAAGCATCACCGGTAAATGACGGACGCAGCAAATATGAACGCGGAAAAGCGAATCTGGAAAAACTGATAGGGATGCCATTAACCGGACCGCAAAGAGGTTATGCCGCTTTTGCTCCGGTCTTAGAAATATTCCTGAAGGAACATCTGTTCGCTGATATTTTTGATCGGGACATTTTAACGTTTGCAGAAAGGGAACTGGTGACCATTTCAGTACTCAGCTCTATAAGCGGTGTCGAACCGATGCTGCGTTCCCATTTATCAATTTGTCTGAATGTGGGCTTCACTCCCGGACAGCTAACTGAATTTACCGGAATCATAAAATCAACTGTTGGTAAAAAGAAAGCCAAAGCTGCTCAGGCGGTTCTGAATGAGGTGCTCAAAAACCGGCAATCGCAATAA
- a CDS encoding aldo/keto reductase, whose amino-acid sequence MKTKMQKRKLGNSNMEVSAIGLGCMGMSFGYGMVANEKEMIKLIHVAVEKGVTFFDTAEVYGPFINEELVGKALEPYRDKVVIATKFGFNIPQQNSSKEAKDLPPLNSRPGNIRQVAEASLKRLKVEAIDLFYQHRVDPNVPIEDVAGTVGDLIKEGKVKHFGLSEASVKNIRRAHAVQPVTALQSEYSLWWREPEDEIIPTLEELGIGLVPYSPLGKGFLTGKIDENTTFGDKDFRSSVPRLSPENIKANLAFVDFIRQIAEKKNATPAQIVLAWLLAQKPWIVPIPGTTKLHRLEENIGAASIEFTPDELNEIQVEASKIKTQGGRYAEGAQKLIDR is encoded by the coding sequence ATGAAAACAAAAATGCAAAAACGGAAACTGGGAAACAGTAACATGGAAGTATCAGCCATTGGACTTGGCTGCATGGGTATGAGCTTTGGATACGGGATGGTTGCTAATGAAAAGGAAATGATTAAACTGATACATGTTGCGGTCGAAAAAGGCGTCACCTTCTTCGATACCGCCGAAGTGTACGGACCTTTTATCAATGAGGAGCTGGTGGGTAAAGCGCTGGAACCGTATCGTGACAAAGTAGTTATTGCCACCAAGTTTGGTTTCAATATCCCGCAACAAAACAGTTCAAAAGAAGCCAAAGATTTACCCCCCCTCAACAGCCGCCCCGGGAACATTCGCCAGGTGGCGGAAGCTTCGCTGAAACGCCTGAAAGTAGAAGCTATTGATTTGTTCTACCAGCACCGCGTTGACCCGAATGTCCCCATCGAAGATGTGGCCGGAACGGTGGGTGATTTAATTAAGGAAGGGAAAGTGAAACACTTTGGTTTGTCCGAAGCCAGTGTCAAAAACATCCGCCGTGCCCACGCAGTACAACCGGTGACGGCTTTACAAAGCGAATATTCGCTTTGGTGGAGAGAGCCGGAAGACGAAATCATTCCCACGCTGGAAGAACTGGGCATCGGCCTCGTTCCCTACAGTCCGCTGGGAAAAGGTTTCCTGACGGGAAAGATAGACGAGAACACCACCTTTGGCGACAAAGACTTCCGTAGTTCGGTTCCCCGCCTATCGCCGGAGAATATCAAGGCCAATCTCGCTTTTGTTGATTTTATCCGTCAAATCGCTGAAAAGAAAAACGCTACCCCGGCACAAATAGTACTGGCGTGGTTACTGGCTCAAAAACCCTGGATTGTCCCCATCCCGGGCACAACCAAACTGCATCGGTTAGAAGAAAACATTGGTGCTGCTTCCATCGAATTCACCCCGGATGAACTCAACGAAATCCAGGTCGAAGCTTCCAAAATAAAAACACAGGGGGGCAGGTACGCTGAAGGTGCTCAAAAACTGATTGACAGGTAA